Genomic DNA from Amycolatopsis alba DSM 44262:
GCGGGGGCGCCGGCTTGGGCGAGCAGTCCGGGGATCCCGGCCAGGTCGCGCACGGAAGCCGCGCACCGGTCACACCCGCGAAGGTGTTTCTCGTAGGCGAACCGGTCTTCCGGGGACAACGCCCCGAGCACGTAGGCCGCGTCGTAGGTGGCGAAGGGGTCGGTCATCGAGTCACCCCTCTTTCCTCCAATACCAGGCGCAACGCCCGCAAGGCGTAGTGCGTCCGCGACTTGATCGTGCCTTCGGCCACGCCCAGCCGCTTCGCCGCGTCGGCGACGGAGTAACCCTGGAAGTAGCACAGGACAAGGACGTCTCGATGCCTCGGCGAGAGCTCACCGAGCGCTTCGGCGACCAGCCAGCCCTGGACCGCCCGCTCGGTGCCGTCCGTGACCGCCGTTTCGGGCGGTTGGCCGGTCACCACCTCCGGATGCGACTCGGCCGCCCGCCAGTCGTCGATGGCGATCCGCCTCGCGACGGTGAACAGCCAGCCCCGCGCCGACCCCTCGGACTGGTCGAGCACCTTGGCGTTGCGCCAGGCCCGCAGCAGCGTCTCCTGGACAACGTCCTCCGCGCGGACCCGGTCGCCGCTGGTGAGGTGCAGCGCGTAGGACCAGAGCGCGGCGGCGTGCTCGTCGTGCAGAGCCCGCATCAGCCGGTCCTCCGCGAATTCCTTCACCGATCCGTGCTTTCGCGGTTGCGGAGCAGCGGGAGAGCGAAGATCACGCAGGCCGCTTCGGTGATCACGCCCCAGATCTCGGCCTGGCTGGTGAAGCGCTCCGAGACGCCGAAGAACCCCGTGGTCAGCGAGAGCACGTACGCGCCCAGAGTGGCCAGGCCGAAGCCGATCGCCGCGAGCGCGGGGAGCCAGTGGTGCCAGACCAGGACGGCGACCGCGATGACCGCGCCCGCCACGACGTTCACCAGAAAGAGCGGTCCGACCACGTCCGTTTCCGACGCCCAGTCCTGCCATACGACGTAATGCACCCATGCCGAGCCGAGCAGGCCCGCCGCCACCACCACCCGCGACAACCACCGGATCATGTCCGTATCTCTTTCCGCGTGTTCGGTTCCCCTATGCCTTTGAACACGGAAAAGCGGGCCCTCCGGTTCAATCCGGCACCCGATGGCCGACGAAATTGAACCGGATGGCCGCTCCGGCCGTGTGTAGGGGCATGACTGCCGAACTCCACTCCCGCCGCACCGTCCTGACCACCGGGGCCGCCGTCGCCGGCGCGGCCGTCGGCGCCGCGGCCCTCGCGGCCTGCGGAAGCGACACCCCGTCGGCCGGCTCGGCTGCCGCTCCGCCCGCCGCGGCACCGGGTGAATCCCTGACCGCGCTCGCCGACATCGAGGTCGGCCAGGCGAAGGCCGCCAAGACCGCCGACGGCAAGGACGTCATCGTCACCAGGACCGCCGAAGGCACGGCGGCCGCGTTCAGCGCGATCTGCACGCACCAGGGCTGCACGGTGGTCCCGGCCGGCGCGGAACTCAAGTGTCCTTGCCACAACTCGATCTTCGACGCGAAGACCGGCGCCGTCAAAAAGGGACCGGCGGACCAGCCGCTGCCCTCGATCGCGGTCAAGGTCACCAATGGCCAGGTCGTCACGGCCTGACGAACATGCGAAAGGTCCCTTCAGGACGGAAATACCGTCCTAAAGGGACCCATTTGGACCAAAGGTTTCAGCTGTCCCAGGTGAAAATCGGGTCGCCCGGCTCGACGTCGCCGCCGGTGAGCAGTCCCGAAAGGACTTCGGCCTTCGCGTCCAGCGCCACCACGGGCACGATCGGCGAGTAGCCGGCGGCCTTGACCGCTTCGGGGTCCCAGCCGACGATCGGCTGCCCCGCGCGGACGGCTTCGCCCTTGACGACGTGGAGGGTGAACCCCTCGCCCTTCTGCTTCACCGTGTCGATCCCCAGGTGGACCAGCACCCCGCGGCCGTCTTCGGTGGCCACCACGAAAGCGTGCGGGTGCAGGGTCACGACCGTCCCGTCGACCGGCGCGACCGCGTCCTGGCGCCCGCCCGAGGGCAGGACCGCGAGGCCGGGGCCGACCATCGCCTGCGCGAAGACCGGATCGGGCACTTCGGTCATAGCGGTCGTCTTGCCGCCGACCGGGCTCAGGATCTCCAAA
This window encodes:
- a CDS encoding ubiquinol-cytochrome c reductase iron-sulfur subunit, which codes for MTAELHSRRTVLTTGAAVAGAAVGAAALAACGSDTPSAGSAAAPPAAAPGESLTALADIEVGQAKAAKTADGKDVIVTRTAEGTAAAFSAICTHQGCTVVPAGAELKCPCHNSIFDAKTGAVKKGPADQPLPSIAVKVTNGQVVTA
- a CDS encoding PTS sugar transporter subunit IIA, whose product is MSLEILSPVGGKTTAMTEVPDPVFAQAMVGPGLAVLPSGGRQDAVAPVDGTVVTLHPHAFVVATEDGRGVLVHLGIDTVKQKGEGFTLHVVKGEAVRAGQPIVGWDPEAVKAAGYSPIVPVVALDAKAEVLSGLLTGGDVEPGDPIFTWDS
- a CDS encoding sigma-70 family RNA polymerase sigma factor; its protein translation is MKEFAEDRLMRALHDEHAAALWSYALHLTSGDRVRAEDVVQETLLRAWRNAKVLDQSEGSARGWLFTVARRIAIDDWRAAESHPEVVTGQPPETAVTDGTERAVQGWLVAEALGELSPRHRDVLVLCYFQGYSVADAAKRLGVAEGTIKSRTHYALRALRLVLEERGVTR